The following is a genomic window from Nitrospira sp..
GCCGCACAGTCGCTCTCAGCGGCATCGCGACTGCTCTTGGCCAGCGCGACGCTCTTGCTGGCTCTCACCTATATGGAGATTGTCCTACAGCAGCACACCCGCCATCAGCAGGCGAAACAGCAACTCATCAAGATTGAGCGAACTCTTGGTCTATTCGGAGAATCCTCCAGGCCTAACGATGGCGCGTTCTATCCTGACGCCTGGCAAACCGAATGGACTCGCGATAGAAGCCTGCTGCAATACATAGCGGTCCTCACTCTTCTGACCGGCATCGTCCTCATTGCCATCCTGCTGCCAAGCCTATAATCAACCCTGCCTTCCCGATGGCCTCGTAGGGAATGTCATATCACCGTACTATTTCGTTCGAAAAAAATGCACTCCATCTCCAATAACGTACGCGTTCATTGACAAGCCTTGATCATCATCACATTAGATCAATGAGTTACACTCATCATCCTCACAGAAAGCAATAGGCACACCTATTGCTTGGCAATAAGACTCTTCTCAATGTAAACCAGAGCCACAAACAAATTCAGGCTGAGCATGACAATTCCAAACCTCTCGTGCGCAACTAGATCACCCATCACCCTCTCCGCATGCGTCTGGATCCTCACCATGGCAGCCATCGCCCCTACTCTCGCAGGAGAGGCCGCTGCTCCGAAACAACATAGCCTTATTCACCGCCCTGATGCTCCAGTATTGCCAATCGTTCCGCGTCCAGAATCTACGAGTACGCCCTCACGACCTGTTGCGGCGGCACCGGCAGTGACAATACCCCCGTCACAAACACTTCACCACAAATTGACCAAGAAGCCGACCTCGGCAGTTGTCAGCGCACCTCTTCCGCCCGAACCAATCCCTTCACCGCAAACAAGCCCCAGACTCTCTTCAGCGGGAACCCTTTTACCCGCAACACCCCAAAACGGAACCGAGAGTCCATCAAAGAGCATCCCGGCTCCGACCGGCGACCGTACGATTGCCCCGATTGTTCCAATGACGACAAGGCCGCTTTCGATGTCATCACTGAGCAACGTCGTAGCTCCAACAGCATCTCGAAATGCCGCCGCAGCATCTCCATTGACTGCCGCCGCACAATCGGGTCGTCCCGCAGCCAGCCTTGCACCTTCTATGTCCAGGCTCGCCCAAATGAGCCCTGGATTAGCAAGCTTACTGCAACCGTCCGCACCTGTGGTTACGCCCACGCCAACAACTTCACCGCCCGCCACTCCGCCTTCATCCACATCTCCGGGATCCTCTACCGGAAGCGTCACCCTCTCTTGGTCCGCAAACAGCGAAAACGATTTGGCTGGGTACAAGATCTACCTTGGAACCTCATCTGGGAATTACACCGCTTCAGGATCGCCCACGGTGATTGGGAAAATAACCAGCTACACTGTAACCGGCCTCCAACGAAACACCACCTACTTCTTCGCCCTCTCCGCCTACGATAGCGCCGGCAATGAAAGTGCATTTTCCGCAGAAGTCAGCAAGAGCATTTTCTAGCAGCTAGCGAAAACGATCCCCGGCTTCGTTTCACCTCGGTCACATCCTCACCGTGGCCAAAGGCTGCGCCTGCGGTGTTACCCTCGGCTCCGGCTTCGCCGGATGCCCGTTTGACCAGCCACTTCGTTCAGGATGCTCAAATAGACGATCCAACAAGGCCGCAGGGAGTCTAGCGACTGAGGCGTACCCTCTGAGGTACATCGCAAGGAGATAGACGACTGAGAACGCCGTTGGGCGCCTATTTCAGCATTCTGTCACGATTTTGCGCAGCGGAAGCCCGTATAGCTATTACGCGTCTCAGGAGGAAGTTTGAACCGCCCATAGGTGAGAAGATACTTGGGAAGGTCCGACCATGACCCGCCGCGCAACACTTTGAACTGGCCATCCTTCGGCCCCAATGGATTGGCCTCTGGACTCTGCTCATAATAATTTGCGCCGTACCAGTCAGAAACCCATT
Proteins encoded in this region:
- a CDS encoding hypothetical protein (Evidence 5 : Unknown function; MaGe:77308871); its protein translation is MYPAKSFSLFADQERVTLPVEDPGDVDEGGVAGGEVVGVGVTTGADGCSKLANPGLIWASLDIEGARLAAGRPDCAAAVNGDAAAAFRDAVGATTLLSDDIESGLVVIGTIGAIVRSPVGAGMLFDGLSVPFWGVAGKRVPAEESLGLVCGEGIGSGGRGALTTAEVGFLVNLW
- a CDS encoding conserved membrane protein of unknown function (Evidence 4 : Unknown function but conserved in other organisms; MaGe:77308869); the protein is MILEDERRETVLQLYPIFKEEVYRRRNQMMRWTGIGAGSLVAILCIVLLTPAAQSLSAASRLLLASATLLLALTYMEIVLQQHTRHQQAKQQLIKIERTLGLFGESSRPNDGAFYPDAWQTEWTRDRSLLQYIAVLTLLTGIVLIAILLPSL
- a CDS encoding hypothetical protein (Evidence 5 : Unknown function; MaGe:77308870), which codes for MAAMVRIQTHAERVMGDLVAHERFGIVMLSLNLFVALVYIEKSLIAKQ